From the Candidatus Hydrogenedentota bacterium genome, the window CGGCGGCGCCGACGCCGCCCATTTCCAGATCGACGCCAGCACCGGCGTACTCAGCTTCATCACTGCGCCTGATTTCGAGGCGCCTACGGATACCGGCAGCGACAACATCTACAACCTGATCGTGCAGGTCGCCGACGACCAGGGCAGCACCGATACCCAGGCCATCGCCGTCACGGTGATCTCCGCCAACGACAGCGCCCCGGTCATCACCAGCAGCAATACCGCCAACGTCGCCGAGAACA encodes:
- a CDS encoding cadherin repeat domain-containing protein, producing GGADAAHFQIDASTGVLSFITAPDFEAPTDTGSDNIYNLIVQVADDQGSTDTQAIAVTVISANDSAPVITSSNTANVAENTTVVMTVTATDADQ